In one window of Parachlamydia acanthamoebae DNA:
- a CDS encoding LysR family transcriptional regulator, whose amino-acid sequence MNPHLNLLHLKYFCDAVNFNSISEAAKANFVTQSAVSQAISKLEISLGAKVIVHSRQKFQITEEGKIVFEQARHIFTAVQAIHEKIHYNKEGVNGVVKFVSTNSLGMFFIAPMYKKMQAQFPSVSISYKLGGLNLIRSALRQGEAEFAIVVNSSEFTDFSKHLLRKGVFQLYQHVESHPQLFEKGILIDYAESMYIASLQEYMLQANQQQLKIQAELAAWEVVARFTEMNIGIGFFPDYIVANNRYTSLKVFPIDLPIFEYEICAIYNKGHALSRPSCSFLDQFFL is encoded by the coding sequence ATGAATCCCCATCTTAATCTATTACATCTAAAATATTTTTGTGATGCTGTTAATTTTAATAGCATTTCAGAGGCAGCCAAAGCCAATTTTGTTACTCAGTCTGCTGTGAGTCAAGCTATTAGTAAATTGGAGATTTCTTTGGGAGCTAAAGTTATAGTGCATTCCCGTCAGAAATTTCAAATCACGGAAGAAGGAAAAATCGTTTTTGAACAGGCGAGGCATATTTTCACGGCAGTTCAAGCGATACATGAAAAAATTCATTACAATAAAGAAGGGGTAAATGGCGTCGTGAAGTTTGTGAGTACAAACAGCCTTGGAATGTTTTTCATCGCTCCAATGTATAAAAAAATGCAGGCTCAATTTCCTTCAGTCTCGATTAGTTACAAGTTAGGTGGATTAAATTTGATTCGGAGCGCTTTAAGGCAAGGGGAAGCTGAATTTGCTATTGTTGTTAATTCCAGTGAGTTTACAGATTTTTCTAAACATTTGCTTAGGAAAGGGGTTTTTCAATTATATCAACACGTAGAATCGCATCCTCAGCTATTTGAAAAAGGGATTTTAATTGATTATGCAGAAAGTATGTATATCGCTAGCTTGCAGGAATACATGTTACAAGCAAACCAACAGCAGTTAAAAATACAGGCTGAGTTAGCTGCATGGGAAGTTGTGGCGCGTTTTACAGAAATGAATATTGGAATTGGTTTTTTTCCTGATTACATTGTGGCGAATAATCGTTATACAAGTTTGAAGGTCTTTCCTATTGATCTCCCCATTTTTGAATATGAAATTTGTGCGATATACAATAAAGGGCATGCTTTATCACGACCATCATGTTCTTTTCTTGATCAATTTTTTCTATGA